DNA from Candidatus Thermoplasmatota archaeon:
AACCTGCACATGGTCAACATAATCTGGCCCTGATGTTTTTTTGCCGCTGTAATAAACATAGTATTTCCCTTTTCCCTGTAATAAAAAGACGAGATCGCAGGAGTCTATGTGCTCTCCATCCGTATAATGGAAGTTGTATGCCTGCGATTCAATTTCCTTTATTTCCGAACCATCGTCATATACGACCCTTATCGAATGGATGTTCTCATTCTCAGCCCAGCATGAATGGATGAACTGTATGTCCATATCTACGGGCTGGTACAGCATGTCATCAGATATGCCAGGAAGGCTTATTTCCTGATGAAAAGGAAAATCATTTGGTGGAAATGATGAAGCTTGAAATGAAAAAAAATTTGTGAACAGCATAAGGAAAAGAATTGATGCTGCAATTTTTTTTATATTCCTTGGGTTCACATCTCTTTATTAAAATTTTTATATAAGTATTTTGCTAGGTTTGCTCCAGCATTTTCAGCGATTGAAAATGCCGGCATTCGGGCAGGACAAACAACAATATCATGGGACTTACAAGGAAAGATGCAATGGTATGAGGGACATTAAGAATGATAAGACTGCAAAGAAAATGAATGCATAAGAACACATAGTTGGTGAGGAAGAATTATTCGAAGTTTTGAGGGAATGGGATTTGAAATAAGAAGCTAACATTGTCAAGGGCAAATAATATATGTTTTTTTTGTATACCTTTTAGGATGGTAGACGTTGAGGAGATTCTGGAAAACCAGTATATGGAGGGAAAAAAGATAGTAAGCATGAGCAAGACTTCACGAGAATTGCTGGGAGAGTTAAAGAAAGACTGCCCTCACGTGCCTGAAAAAGAGATTGTAAAGCTTTTCAAGTCGGTCGCTGCCGGGACGAAAATGGTCGATAGTGCCATAATTGCGGCAGCCCACAACATGGAATATAATGCTACCCACCCATCCCCAAAACACAAACCATGGATAGATATTTTCTTCACCGATACATCAAGAAAAATTATGCCTCCTGAGAAACTAATTAAAAATAAAAAATTGTATGCTGCATATCTGGAGATGATAAACCACCTGGAAAAAAAATATGATGAAGGTGAAATCCCGGACATAGCAATATTTAAGAGAAGAACAACCACATTTTTAAAAGAGCATGCTGGTGGAAAAAAATGAGGATCGACAGCCATCCAATACTTCATTTTGATAGAACACAACCAATATTTTTTTTTTACAACGGACAGAAAATAAAGGCATTCAAAGGAGAAACCATAGCATCAGCCCTTCATGCATCTGGCATAAAGAAGTTATCATGCAGTGTGAAATACAATCGCCCTAGAGGGTTCTTCTGCGGGATAGGAAAGTGTTCATCGTGCCTGATGCGCGTTAATGGAATCCCGAATGTCAGGACATGCATCGTGCCTGCAGAGAACGGCATGACCGTAGAGAGCCGGGAACAACGCAATCTACCTTCCGCCGAATTTTTAAATGGTAAAGGGAAAAGCATGGATGTCGAGATACTCGTCGTGGGAGCAGGCCCCGCAGGTGTATCGGCAGCAATAGAAGCAGGTAATCATGGCAGATCAGTTTTGCTTGTCGATGAAAATCATGTAACGGGAGGGCAGCTGATAAAACAAACGCACAAGTTTTTCGGTTCTAAAAAGGAGAGGGCTGGAACGAGAGGGATAAAGATAGCCGAGGAACTGGAGGCGGAAATAAAAGGGATGGCTGAAAAAGGCGGTATAAAAATTTTGCTTGGGACAAGTGTTTTCGGGTATTATGGAAAAAATGGAAAACATGTACTGGGAGCCGTCGATAAAATGAAAAACATATTGTATACCATAGAAACGGAAAAAGTTATTTTTGCATGTGGTGCACAGGAAAACATGCTTTCGTTTCCAGGAAATGACCTGCCGGGGGTGTACGGGGCGGGGGGCGTGCAGACATTGATGAACGTTTATGGGGTTAAACCCGGCAATAAAGTTTTGATGATCGGGGCAGGAAACGTCGGCCTCATCGTTTCATATCAGCTCTTGCAGGCAGGCATCGAAGTCGATAGGGTGGTGGAGGCATTGCCCAAAATAGGGGGCTATAGCGTGCATGCCGCAAAATTGAGGAGATGCGGCGTTCCGATATATACATCTCATTCTGTTAAGGAAGTGTACGGGGAAGAGAGAGTTGAAGGGGCAATCGTGGGAAGATTGGACGAAAAATGGAATTTTGTGAGGGGAAGTGAGGAGGACATGAAATGCGATACTGTATGCCTTGCCGTAGGATTAACGCCATCAGCCAGATTGCTCTTTCAGGCAGGCGTGAAAAGAAAATACATACCGGAAGCGGGAGGATATGTTGCAATTCATAACAATAAAATGGAAACGTCGGTAGATGGAATATATGTGGCGGGTGATTCCTCGGGTATAGAGGAAGCTTCAACCGCAATGCTCGAAGGCAAAATAGCAGGGCTGTCAGCCGCCTTTTCTCTCGGCCACGTAAAAAATGCGGAAGAACTTATGGAAGAATATGCCAAAACGCTTGATGGGATGAGAGAAGGGCCGTTTGGCAGTAAAGCAAGAAAAGCGAAGAAAAAAATTCTTCAGGAGGCTTTAAATGAAGGAATATGAAAAAACGGGTATAATTGGCCTGGAAGATTTGCAGATTCCATCGGAAGAACATCTTAAAAAAGGCATTGCAATAACAGAGTGCGTGCAGGAAATCCCATGCAATCCCTGCGTGGATGCCTGCCCCGTTGATGCCATCTCCATGGAAACAATAAATGCTCTGCCGGTCGTTGACTATGATAGGTGTACGGGGTGCGGACGATGCGTTGGTGTTTGTCCCGGACTGGCAATTTTTGTTGTGAAAACGGAAGGGGATAAAGCTTTGATAACCCTGCCATATGAATTCCTTCACGTTCCAGAGAAAGAAGAGGAGGTGGCAGCACTTGACAGAGAGGGAAAAGAAGCGGGCATGGCCGTAGTAAAGAGGGTTATAAAAAAGAAAGACAATACGTGCGTCATAACTATAGAGGTTTCAAAAAATCTTGCAATGACTGTGAGAAACATAAAAGTGGTAAAATGAAGGTTATCTGTAGATGCGAGGATATTACAGAAGAGGACATAATAAACGAGATAAAAAACGGCTGTACAACTTTAGATGAGTTGAAACATAGACTGCGTCTGGGCATGGGGCCCTGCCAGGGAAGGACATGCATTCCTCTAGCTGCACGCATTCTGGCAAGGGAAACAGGAAAAAAAGTTGAGGATATAAGATTGCAAACGAGCAGGCCACCAGTTGTTCCCATACCTCTGGGCATACTGTCAAGTGATAAAAATGATTGAGAAAGCAGACGTTGTTATAATCGGCGGCGGTGTTAACGGATGTGCTCTCGCATATGAACTTGCTTCAAAAGGTATCAATAATGTTGTTATCGAAAAAAATCATCTTGCATCTGGAGCCACCGGAAGGTGTGGTGCAGGCATAAGGCAGCAGTGGTCAACGAAAGAAAATGCAACCCTTGCAATAGAAAGTGTTAAAATTTTTGAGAGGCTAAGTGAAGAATTTGGCGAGGGTATAGGATTACGGCAGGGAGGGTATCTGATAGCAATTCATGATGAAGATGACATGAAACAGGCCGAAAAGAACGTGAAAATGCAACGTTTTCTGGGGCTGGATGTGGACATTCTGGAAGCAGATGAGATAAAGGAAGTCGTTCCGATTCTTGATGTGAAAGGAATGGATGCCATAGGTGCAACATTCTGTCCGACTGATGGGCATGCAGATCCATTCAAAACTACATATGCATATGCACGTGCCGCCACGAAAAAAGGGGCGAAAATATACAGATTCACGGAAGTGCAGGGGATTCTGACAGAAAATGGCAAAATAAAGGGAGTAAAGACGAGCAAAGGGACAATAAAAGCAGATATTGTCGTAAATGCCGCCGGTGCCTGGTCTAAAAAAATTGCCGAAATGGCTGGAGTCACCCTTCCCAATGTCCCATACAAAAAAGAAATCATGGTTACTGAAAGAATGACCCATGCATTTGATTCCATGGTTATCTCGTTCAAAGACGGCATCTACTTCAGCCAGCAGGAAGAAGGGCAGATTTTAGGAGGCATACCGCCGCCAGAAACAGTAACAGGATATGAAACAACGCCCACGCTTTCATTTCTAAGGCATATGTCCCAAACCCTTACACGGTATGTCCCGGTATTGAAACACATAAATGTCCTAAGACAGTGGACTGGATTTTATGATGTAACTCCCGATGCGCTGCCGATACTGGGCGAAGTGAAAGGATTAGAAAGATTTATTCAGTGCAATGGCTTTTCAGGCCACGGGTTTATGCTATCCCCGATGGTTGCAAAATTGCTTGCAGAACTCATAACAGGCGAAAAAACTTCTTTGCCGATAGGGAGATTGAAACTAGAAAGATTTGAAAAAATGGAATTCGAAAGGGAAAAATCGGTTGTCGGATAAAAATAAAAATTAAAAAAGGAAAAGGAGGAGTTATTTCACTCCAAGCACTAACGGGCCGAGGACAAAGCCGCTAGCTGTTCCCATTGCTCCCCCTGCTGTTACTGTTATTGTTACTTTTCCAATGCCAAAAATGAAACCGCTCTTGATGGTCTCTTCTCCCCCTACGGGAATGCTCACCGTCCCACTATTTTCTTTTCCAATGAACACTGGCCCGTCAAAAGTAATGCTCCAATCTATATCGTTTGCATCTGCTCCCCCAGTATTTGTTAGCTTAGCTGTTGCGCCAAAGCCGCCCTTGATTTCTACTATATTTATCACTGGTGCGGGTACTCCAGTACTGTCGAAGTATATATCACTATTACCGTCTCTATTATCTACCCATATAACATTTCCACCTCTTGTAAGCTCTGAAGTATGCCATCCTGCCTCTACTGTACCATCTTGATCATTTATTTTAATTGGCTCGCTCCAGGTCACTCCATTATCAGTTGAATGAGTTTCATAAAGATTTCCACTTTTAATAAAAGTGCATTGTGCAACATCTCCATAGGAAATAATACTTGGATTTGTCTCATCATCTAGAGAATTAGCGATAAGGGTTTTGACGGTAGTGCTAAATCCATCCGTTGAATGGAAACAAACAATATCTTTATTTCCTTTTTCGTTTGTCTCACATGCTATATACCCGGAACCACTTCTAACGCTGATATCCGGTCGTGAGTAACTGGCGAAAAAGCCGCCAGAGATTTCATAAGTGTACCAAATCGCATCATCATCCCATATGGTTTCTATAGGATAACTAATTATGGCCATGCTATACGTCCCTACCGAATCATTATAGAAATCACACACGGTATATCCTCTTCCTGTACTCTGGTCAATACTAGTTGAAGTAGTGCGTGAATAATTCCACTTCAGGAAAGCATCACAAACAGCGTATCCCTCTCCATACCACTTAGTTCCGTCCGTCAGGACCCATGGACACTGGGTTGCGAAATAGTTGATACTCTCATCATTTGAATCGCCTATGTAACTCATCACGCCCCAGAACTCTGGATACTCTTCCGAATTATAGCCGGCGATTGTGAAGTTGTGCCAGTCAGAAAACTCATAGTTATCTTCCCATTGCCATATTGAACCGCCGTATGTCTCCGTGTCGGTAATATCAGGCATAAGATAGACAACATTTCCAGCTTCATACTCACCTAGTGTCCAGCAAGCTACTGCACTATTTCCGACCCCCCTGTAAGCTACTGCTGGATCGGTATCATACATATCCTCAATTTGACGTTCATAGAGATTCCAAGTACTTCCCATATCTGTGGAATACGAAAATAAAATTCCACTTGTGAGTATATCTGGCTGGATGGCATACGCTGCTATAAGATTTTCTCCAGAACATAAAGCTATCGATGGAGCGACTTCATCATTAGAACTGTCTGCTATTGGTATATCTGTTCCTAGAATCGATGATACCTGTCTTGGAATACTGATTTTTTGTGCAGTTTTGCATGGCATGGGTTGTGGGTGATATTCACCTCTTTTAATAATACACTCTCCGACCGTCACATTGTCTGTACTTTTTTCTGTGAAGGATTCTGCTGCCAATGGGATACTTGCTGAAATCATCATCGCTGCTATTACCAATACCCCTATAACATATACTGCTTTTTTCATGCTCATCTTGCCTCCGAATGTAATTACTTATTCCGTATTTATAGTTTTTGTATCTATAAAAAAGTGCTCCCGTCGGGATTTTCGATCAGGCTTGCAGGTTTGCAAGCCATATATTCGAACCCGAGTCTTCGGCTTTCTTTAGAACCGTCTTTTGAAAGTGTTTCTTTGGGCTGAAGCACTTTCTTTTTAAAGAAAGGGCTCTTCGAGAGGCCGAGATGATTAGCCGGGCTACACTACGGGAGCATTACCCAGGTAATACATTTCTATTTTTATCTTTTTGGACTACCCCCTGGAAGCAACCTGCAGTATCTTCACTTTATCGCCGTCATTGAGTTTTATTGTATATGGGATTGGCTTATCGTTGACAATCAAAATGACGTCATCGGGAACAAAATTTAAGAGCGATATCAAATCTTTTCCTGTTGCCCCCTCGTCCATCTGTAATTTCTTTTTTTCTTTCGATATTAAAACTTCTATTTCCATCGATATACTAAAAAACAGTCAGCGTATTAACTTTATGTTTGCTGGGATGGCCGAGTCAGGACTAAGGCGGTAGCCTCGAGAGCTACTGGGCTTTTTGTCCGCGCAGGTTCAAACTGCAGCCTGTAAGGCAGATTGCGTTTCCGAGCAGGTTGCTTGAAAATCCTGCTCCCAGCGTCTTTTTAGTATCAAAAGACTTTAGTGGTATTGATAGCTTGCAGTCGGGTAAATGAAACAATTTTATATCTCCCCATGCTTTACTTTTAATGAAAATTCTCTTACTT
Protein-coding regions in this window:
- a CDS encoding FAD-dependent oxidoreductase codes for the protein MRIDSHPILHFDRTQPIFFFYNGQKIKAFKGETIASALHASGIKKLSCSVKYNRPRGFFCGIGKCSSCLMRVNGIPNVRTCIVPAENGMTVESREQRNLPSAEFLNGKGKSMDVEILVVGAGPAGVSAAIEAGNHGRSVLLVDENHVTGGQLIKQTHKFFGSKKERAGTRGIKIAEELEAEIKGMAEKGGIKILLGTSVFGYYGKNGKHVLGAVDKMKNILYTIETEKVIFACGAQENMLSFPGNDLPGVYGAGGVQTLMNVYGVKPGNKVLMIGAGNVGLIVSYQLLQAGIEVDRVVEALPKIGGYSVHAAKLRRCGVPIYTSHSVKEVYGEERVEGAIVGRLDEKWNFVRGSEEDMKCDTVCLAVGLTPSARLLFQAGVKRKYIPEAGGYVAIHNNKMETSVDGIYVAGDSSGIEEASTAMLEGKIAGLSAAFSLGHVKNAEELMEEYAKTLDGMREGPFGSKARKAKKKILQEALNEGI
- a CDS encoding 4Fe-4S binding protein → MKEYEKTGIIGLEDLQIPSEEHLKKGIAITECVQEIPCNPCVDACPVDAISMETINALPVVDYDRCTGCGRCVGVCPGLAIFVVKTEGDKALITLPYEFLHVPEKEEEVAALDREGKEAGMAVVKRVIKKKDNTCVITIEVSKNLAMTVRNIKVVK
- a CDS encoding (2Fe-2S)-binding protein; amino-acid sequence: MKVICRCEDITEEDIINEIKNGCTTLDELKHRLRLGMGPCQGRTCIPLAARILARETGKKVEDIRLQTSRPPVVPIPLGILSSDKND
- a CDS encoding FAD-binding oxidoreductase, whose protein sequence is MIEKADVVIIGGGVNGCALAYELASKGINNVVIEKNHLASGATGRCGAGIRQQWSTKENATLAIESVKIFERLSEEFGEGIGLRQGGYLIAIHDEDDMKQAEKNVKMQRFLGLDVDILEADEIKEVVPILDVKGMDAIGATFCPTDGHADPFKTTYAYARAATKKGAKIYRFTEVQGILTENGKIKGVKTSKGTIKADIVVNAAGAWSKKIAEMAGVTLPNVPYKKEIMVTERMTHAFDSMVISFKDGIYFSQQEEGQILGGIPPPETVTGYETTPTLSFLRHMSQTLTRYVPVLKHINVLRQWTGFYDVTPDALPILGEVKGLERFIQCNGFSGHGFMLSPMVAKLLAELITGEKTSLPIGRLKLERFEKMEFEREKSVVG
- a CDS encoding MoaD/ThiS family protein, producing the protein MEIEVLISKEKKKLQMDEGATGKDLISLLNFVPDDVILIVNDKPIPYTIKLNDGDKVKILQVASRG